The Bradyrhizobium oligotrophicum S58 genome contains the following window.
GGGACAGGTGCCGACCGATTATCTCGGCCGTGGCCGCGGCCATCTGCACGAGATGCCCGACCAGCTCGCGACCTTGCGCACCTTCGTGAAATGGGCCGAGCGGATCGAATATCCCGACAGTGGGCCGACACTTGTGTCGCGCGCATTCCAGGAAATGATGTCAGGGCGGCGCGGCCCCGCGGCGCTGGAAATGCCGTGGGACGTCTTCACGCAGAAGGCCGAGACAGCCGCAGCGAAGGCGCTGCCGCCGTTCGCGCCGCCGCAGCCGGATCCCGACCGTATCGCCAAAGCCGCCGCGCTGATCGCGGGCGCAAGGACGCCGATGATCTTCGTCGGCGCCGGCGCGATCGACGCGCGCGAGGAGATCCTCGAACTGGCCGAGATGATCGATGCGCCGGTGGTCGCCTTCCGCTCCGGGCGCGGCATCGTCTCCAATGCGCATGAGCTCGGGCTCACCATGGCCGCGGCCTACAAGCTCTGGCCGACCACGGACCTGATGATCGGCATCGGCTCCCGCATGGAGCTGCCGGCCTCGTTCCGCTGGCCGTTCAAGCCGGATGGATTGAAGTCGATCCGCATCGACATCGATCCCGCGGAGATGCGGCGCCTCGTGGTCGACGCGGGCATCGTCGCCGATGCGAAGGCGGGCACGGCCGCGCTGGCCGCTGCCGTGAGCAAAGTCGGCTATCGCAAGATTTCGGGACGCCGCACAGCGATCCGCGAGGCGACAGCTGCGACGCTGCAGGAGATCCAGAAGGTACAGCCGCAGATGGCCCATCTGAACGTGCTGCGCGAGGTGCTGCCGCACGACGCCATCGTCACCGACGAACTGTCCCAGGTCGGCTTCGCCTCCTGGTATGGCTTCCCGGTCTACGAGCCGCGCACCTTCATCACCTCGGGCTATCAGGGCACGCTCGGCTCGGGCTTCCCGACCGCGCTCGGCGCCAAGGTCGCTCATCCGGACAAGCCGGTGGTCGCGATCACCGGCGATGGCGGCTTCATGTTCGCCGTGCAGGAGCTGGCCACGGCCGTGCAGTATAATATCGGCGTCGTCACGCTGGTGTTCAACAACAACTCTTACGGCAATGTCCGGCGCGACCAGCGCGAGCGCTTCGACGGCCGCGTCGTTGCCTCCGACCTCGTCAATCCGGATTTCGT
Protein-coding sequences here:
- a CDS encoding thiamine pyrophosphate-dependent enzyme, whose protein sequence is MTTMTGGEAIVSGLVAHGVDTVFGLPGAQVYGLFDAFHQAQLKVVGARHEQACGYMAFGYARASGKPGVFSVVPGPGVLNAGAALLTAFGCNEPVLCLTGQVPTDYLGRGRGHLHEMPDQLATLRTFVKWAERIEYPDSGPTLVSRAFQEMMSGRRGPAALEMPWDVFTQKAETAAAKALPPFAPPQPDPDRIAKAAALIAGARTPMIFVGAGAIDAREEILELAEMIDAPVVAFRSGRGIVSNAHELGLTMAAAYKLWPTTDLMIGIGSRMELPASFRWPFKPDGLKSIRIDIDPAEMRRLVVDAGIVADAKAGTAALAAAVSKVGYRKISGRRTAIREATAATLQEIQKVQPQMAHLNVLREVLPHDAIVTDELSQVGFASWYGFPVYEPRTFITSGYQGTLGSGFPTALGAKVAHPDKPVVAITGDGGFMFAVQELATAVQYNIGVVTLVFNNNSYGNVRRDQRERFDGRVVASDLVNPDFVKLADSFGVAASRVTAPDQFKSALEKALAHGGPYLIDVEVPRDSEVSPWAFIHPPKP